One SAR324 cluster bacterium genomic window, ACTAATTACCTTAGCCAGAAAGGTGAACAGCTAGCACACAACCCAAAAGCATCAATTTTATTTTGGTGGGAACCCCTTCAACGTCAAATTCGTATTGAGGGAGAGGCTATAAAAATTGATGAAGAAGAATCTGATACGTACTTCCAAAGTCGGCCCTATGGGAGTTGCTTAGGCGCCTGGGTCTCTGAACAAAGTCAAACGATTGTTGACCGAACGGTACTGGAAAAAAGACAAATTGAGTTTGAAAAGAAATTTGCGGATAGCAATGTCCCCCGTCCAGATCACTGGGGTGGTTATCGATTAAAACCAAACAAATTCGAATTCTGGCAAGGGAGGTCGAATCGACTTCACGATCGACTACTCTACCAAATGAAGCAGGATTCTTGGGTACGTGTCCGTTTAGCACCCTGAACTGACTGGATTTTCAGCATCTGCTTGAAATTTAGGCAATCCGGCATGAAATTGATTATTAATAGTTAAGAATATCAGTTCTATAAGATTGGTATA contains:
- the pdxH gene encoding pyridoxamine 5'-phosphate oxidase, which produces MRDGQIAAMRQNYTIGELLESSAPSEPWELFSSWFEIARKTKILEPNAMILSTVRQDGQPTSRVVLLKDIDQSGLVFFTNYLSQKGEQLAHNPKASILFWWEPLQRQIRIEGEAIKIDEEESDTYFQSRPYGSCLGAWVSEQSQTIVDRTVLEKRQIEFEKKFADSNVPRPDHWGGYRLKPNKFEFWQGRSNRLHDRLLYQMKQDSWVRVRLAP